From a single Granulicella aggregans genomic region:
- a CDS encoding DUF1800 domain-containing protein translates to MIATLNRFSFSFFFGLVVLLGCGSGVLQASGASPAAVQTSGASSAIAISVAGSAVAAIGTPVQYAASLTGTTNTGVSWSIRGTSTSENYGTISASGVYTPPATVPIHNIISIVATSTVDPTKSTATTVTIMNPVPVVSTVTATPGYHSTFLVNVMGSNFLPSSVILYGSYGVPTTYVSSTNLQFTLSSPPAAGTLVSIAVATPAPGKTVSGNYSFAVPATVGVTVTGPAQSTVNVSSQFKAAVTGTDNQAVTWAVASAAPSENYGTISASGVYTPPAIVPAHNIIAVIATSVVDTTKTSTMTTTLSTAVPTISSATLTAAAKSTFLVDIKGSNFIPTSYVQYLGYGVPTTVVSANELQFTLTSPPAAGSSISLIVVSPGTGKTQSTAYSAVVPSAVAVQATGNATVTTGQPSQYTATVTGTTNTAVTWSIAGASTSENYGTISSAGLYTPPATVPVHNAIWINATSQLDPTKTSAVAVTISNPVPAITAANLTLTSKGGYLVDVLGSNFTSASTVIDGSGVPTTYLSSSHLQFSIATPPAAGTLVPISVITPAPGRTQSATYSFAIPGAVAVSVTGSSTVATGTPAQFTAAVTGTTNTAVTWQITGASTAENYGTISAAGLYTPPPAVPVHGQIWITATSKADTTKNNAISVTISNPVPAITSATLTAGNKSTFLVDVFGTNFMSASTVLYGGYGATTTYVNSGHLQFTITNNPAAGSVAVLGVINPAPGRTQSANFNVTIPGAVAVAVTGNTTAYLGTPVQYTATVTGSSNIAVTWSLTGASATENYGTISATGLYTPPATEPVHTGVTIIATSQADTTKKASIGVGLLNAVPLITSATAATSGKNIALTVNGSHFIPTTFLQFEGVNLVTTFVSSTQLTATVTTTQTAGGTAPVMAITPNPGMTQSATYTVQLPGQVGVTVIGASQVAAGETAQYAATLTGTTNTAVTWSVTAANGANPGTISSTGLYTPPTTVGSNLPVTITATSQIQPSSSGSATVNVVGVSVVAAGRLLDQSTFGPTEDLVAHVQTIGLSNFIDEQIAMPASYLPLQSQMPAACASNPYICIDEYWWQDAITGPDQLRQRVSMTLTEMLVVSYEEANTAMVGAYSNLMTKDAFANWSTILKDMTLSPAMGRYLNMANSGKPAAGAIANENFARENMQLFNLGLYMLNQDGTLQTDSSGNPIPSYTEAQVEAFARVFTGWTYDMGAGQTTFPNWSGSLYNPMVAVESAHDTTAKVLLNTTLPAGQTAEQDLDAAIQDVFNHPNVGPFVTKQLIQHLVKSNPSPEYVGRIAAVFANDGNGVRGNMAAVVKALLLDPEARAGDTTESATDGYLREPIIWTANILRALNAVPKAAYNDYTAYTSIDSFANSQGQRVFNSPTVFNFYPAEWTLMNTGLNGPQFALEDTATIMQKLTLSSNVVNNQLGRLTIDLTATGRLGTMAAASNDVLLQELSNLFLHGNMSTQMRTTIMNAISSTTDPAQRVRTAVYLIISSPQYRVIH, encoded by the coding sequence ATGATTGCTACGCTGAATCGCTTTTCTTTTTCTTTTTTCTTTGGGCTCGTTGTGTTGTTGGGCTGTGGCAGTGGGGTTCTACAGGCAAGCGGGGCATCACCCGCAGCGGTACAGACTAGTGGCGCATCGTCCGCGATCGCTATCTCTGTAGCTGGATCCGCGGTAGCGGCCATCGGAACGCCCGTGCAGTACGCGGCTTCCTTGACCGGAACGACCAATACTGGGGTGAGCTGGTCGATCCGAGGCACCTCCACCAGCGAGAACTACGGCACAATTTCGGCTTCAGGTGTGTATACGCCGCCTGCTACGGTGCCAATCCATAACATCATCTCCATTGTCGCGACGAGCACGGTCGACCCGACCAAGAGCACAGCGACAACTGTCACCATCATGAACCCGGTCCCGGTCGTCTCCACAGTGACCGCGACACCCGGATATCACAGCACCTTTCTGGTGAATGTGATGGGCAGCAACTTCCTGCCATCGTCCGTGATTCTGTATGGAAGCTACGGTGTCCCGACGACTTACGTAAGTTCAACGAATCTCCAGTTCACACTGTCGAGCCCACCGGCCGCGGGCACGCTTGTGTCCATCGCTGTCGCGACCCCGGCCCCTGGTAAGACCGTATCCGGCAATTACAGCTTCGCCGTTCCCGCGACCGTAGGCGTTACAGTAACCGGCCCGGCTCAATCGACAGTCAATGTGTCGTCCCAGTTCAAGGCTGCCGTGACTGGAACGGACAATCAGGCTGTTACCTGGGCGGTTGCGAGCGCCGCCCCCAGCGAAAACTACGGCACGATCAGCGCCTCGGGTGTGTACACGCCTCCGGCCATCGTTCCCGCGCACAACATCATCGCGGTGATTGCCACCAGCGTGGTCGATACGACCAAGACCTCCACGATGACAACGACGCTTTCTACTGCGGTGCCTACCATCTCTTCGGCGACGCTTACGGCAGCCGCGAAGAGCACCTTTCTGGTAGACATCAAAGGCTCGAACTTCATTCCGACCTCCTATGTTCAGTACCTCGGCTACGGTGTCCCAACGACGGTCGTCAGCGCGAACGAATTGCAATTTACGCTGACCTCTCCGCCGGCTGCCGGAAGCTCGATCTCTTTGATCGTGGTCAGCCCAGGAACGGGAAAGACGCAGTCTACCGCTTACAGCGCTGTCGTTCCCTCTGCAGTCGCCGTACAGGCCACTGGAAACGCGACGGTAACGACGGGCCAGCCCTCCCAGTACACAGCGACGGTGACGGGTACCACGAACACCGCCGTGACCTGGAGCATCGCCGGGGCATCGACGAGCGAGAACTACGGAACCATCTCCTCGGCCGGTCTCTACACGCCTCCGGCGACTGTACCGGTACACAATGCCATCTGGATCAACGCTACCAGCCAGCTCGATCCGACCAAGACATCCGCAGTCGCTGTGACCATCTCCAACCCGGTCCCGGCGATCACGGCAGCGAACCTTACCCTCACCAGCAAAGGTGGCTATCTGGTCGATGTTCTGGGCAGCAACTTCACCTCGGCGTCGACGGTCATCGACGGTTCAGGCGTTCCGACGACCTATCTGAGCTCTTCGCATCTTCAGTTCTCGATCGCCACCCCGCCAGCTGCGGGAACCCTGGTGCCGATCTCGGTTATCACTCCCGCTCCGGGAAGAACTCAGTCCGCAACGTACAGCTTTGCGATACCCGGTGCCGTGGCCGTATCTGTAACAGGGTCGTCGACAGTGGCTACCGGAACACCCGCGCAGTTCACCGCCGCTGTGACCGGCACGACGAATACCGCAGTCACCTGGCAGATCACGGGTGCCTCAACCGCCGAGAACTACGGGACGATCTCCGCCGCGGGGCTCTACACGCCTCCGCCAGCAGTGCCAGTCCACGGTCAGATCTGGATTACTGCAACCAGCAAGGCTGACACGACCAAGAACAACGCGATCAGCGTAACGATCAGCAACCCGGTTCCGGCCATCACCTCCGCAACCTTGACAGCCGGCAACAAGAGCACCTTCCTGGTGGATGTGTTCGGTACGAACTTCATGTCCGCTTCAACAGTTCTCTACGGCGGATACGGTGCGACGACGACTTATGTGAACTCCGGCCATCTGCAGTTCACCATCACGAACAATCCCGCTGCCGGCTCGGTTGCCGTCCTTGGCGTCATCAACCCGGCCCCCGGCAGAACGCAGTCGGCAAACTTCAACGTGACGATTCCGGGAGCGGTCGCCGTCGCGGTCACCGGGAATACGACAGCCTATCTCGGTACCCCGGTTCAATACACGGCAACCGTGACCGGATCCTCGAATATAGCTGTGACCTGGTCGCTCACGGGAGCCTCGGCGACCGAGAACTACGGGACAATCTCTGCGACCGGTCTGTATACACCGCCTGCCACGGAGCCTGTCCATACCGGCGTGACGATCATCGCGACCAGCCAGGCCGACACGACCAAGAAGGCGTCGATCGGGGTCGGGCTGCTCAATGCCGTTCCGCTCATCACCTCAGCCACCGCAGCCACCAGCGGTAAGAACATCGCCCTCACGGTGAACGGCAGCCACTTCATTCCCACGACGTTCCTGCAGTTCGAGGGTGTGAACCTTGTGACCACGTTCGTGAGTTCGACCCAGCTGACCGCTACGGTCACCACCACGCAGACTGCGGGTGGAACGGCACCTGTCATGGCGATCACGCCGAATCCCGGTATGACGCAATCTGCCACCTACACCGTGCAACTGCCTGGCCAGGTTGGCGTCACCGTCATCGGGGCAAGCCAGGTGGCCGCCGGCGAGACGGCTCAATATGCCGCCACGCTTACGGGAACGACCAATACCGCAGTGACGTGGTCGGTGACGGCTGCCAACGGAGCCAACCCGGGCACCATCTCATCGACCGGCCTCTATACACCTCCGACGACAGTAGGGTCTAACCTTCCCGTGACCATCACGGCAACCAGCCAGATCCAGCCAAGCAGCTCGGGCTCGGCGACAGTGAACGTGGTCGGTGTCTCGGTCGTGGCTGCGGGACGCCTGCTCGATCAGAGCACCTTTGGTCCGACTGAGGACCTGGTCGCGCACGTCCAGACCATCGGCCTGAGCAACTTCATCGATGAGCAGATCGCTATGCCGGCGAGCTATCTCCCGCTGCAAAGCCAGATGCCGGCAGCCTGCGCAAGCAATCCTTACATCTGCATCGACGAATACTGGTGGCAGGATGCGATCACCGGACCGGACCAGCTTCGTCAGCGCGTCTCGATGACGCTGACAGAGATGCTGGTAGTGAGCTATGAAGAGGCGAACACCGCCATGGTTGGTGCCTACTCGAACCTTATGACGAAGGATGCCTTCGCCAACTGGTCGACCATCCTGAAGGACATGACGCTGTCGCCTGCCATGGGACGTTACCTGAACATGGCCAACAGCGGTAAGCCGGCAGCGGGGGCCATTGCGAACGAGAACTTCGCTCGCGAGAACATGCAGCTCTTCAACCTCGGGCTGTACATGCTAAACCAAGACGGTACGCTGCAGACCGACAGCAGCGGCAACCCGATTCCGAGCTACACCGAGGCTCAGGTCGAAGCCTTCGCCCGCGTCTTTACGGGATGGACCTATGACATGGGAGCGGGACAGACGACCTTCCCCAACTGGAGCGGAAGTCTCTACAACCCGATGGTGGCCGTCGAATCGGCGCACGACACTACGGCCAAAGTGCTCCTGAACACCACGCTTCCGGCAGGACAGACTGCGGAGCAGGACCTCGATGCGGCGATCCAGGATGTCTTCAATCATCCCAACGTAGGACCGTTCGTCACCAAGCAATTGATCCAGCACCTGGTCAAGAGCAATCCTTCGCCGGAGTACGTGGGTCGCATTGCAGCAGTCTTCGCAAACGATGGCAACGGAGTGCGCGGAAATATGGCGGCGGTGGTCAAAGCGCTGCTGCTCGATCCGGAGGCCCGCGCGGGTGACACGACAGAGTCGGCGACCGACGGCTATCTTCGCGAACCGATTATCTGGACGGCAAACATCCTGCGCGCTCTGAATGCGGTGCCGAAGGCGGCTTACAACGACTACACCGCCTATACCTCGATTGACAGCTTTGCCAACAGCCAGGGGCAGCGGGTCTTCAACTCTCCGACCGTCTTCAACTTCTACCCCGCCGAATGGACGCTGATGAACACGGGGCTGAATGGTCCTCAATTCGCTCTCGAGGACACGGCCACGATCATGCAGAAGCTGACCCTCTCGAGCAACGTAGTGAACAACCAGCTCGGCAGGCTGACGATCGACCTGACAGCGACGGGCCGGTTGGGCACGATGGCCGCGGCCAGCAACGATGTTCTCCTGCAGGAGCTGAGCAACCTCTTCCTGCATGGAAATATGTCGACGCAGATGCGCACGACCATCATGAACGCGATCTCCAGTACGACCGATCCTGCACAACGAGTGCGTACCGCTGTCTACCTGATCATCAGCTCGCCGCAGTACAGAGTCATCCACTAG
- a CDS encoding DUF1501 domain-containing protein: MNIQRRSFLRYISLAAAGSAAGIGPFGALNAFAQSGSSDYKALVCIQLDGGNDGNNLIVPSDSAGYQNYAKLRGPLSLAQGSLLPLNGLSYGLNGNLPGIQSLFNSGHAAVLANVGTLVAPTTRQQYLSGTAVTPHNLFSHIDQETLWQNSAQDVTGSTGWGGRIADLLQGGNSPAQYPVVTSVTGSHIFCNGYNTSYASVIPGNTGSVLCTEKSGCDTRLQAAQDLLTFNSGLTLVQADDTLTQNAYSYSKVLQDAVSSAQPISTVFPTGPVTSLAAQLQQIAQIIQVRSALGTGRQIFFATQTGYDLHADQVSLHPSLLQDMNAAISAFYQATVELGVSQQVTTFTTSDFGRALQPNSATGSDHAWGGHHIIVGGAVKGGKLYGTYPTLALGGPDDAGVNGRWIPTTSVAQYAATLASWFGVADANLNSVLPTLPNFETRNLGFI, translated from the coding sequence ATGAACATCCAGCGCAGGAGCTTCTTACGTTACATCTCACTTGCCGCCGCCGGCTCAGCGGCAGGAATCGGGCCATTCGGCGCACTCAACGCGTTCGCGCAGTCCGGCTCGTCGGACTACAAGGCGCTGGTCTGCATCCAGCTCGATGGCGGCAATGACGGCAACAATCTGATCGTACCGTCCGATAGCGCTGGATATCAGAACTACGCAAAGCTGCGCGGTCCCTTGAGCCTGGCGCAGGGCAGTCTGCTTCCGCTCAACGGTCTGAGCTACGGACTGAACGGAAATCTTCCCGGCATTCAATCCCTCTTCAACAGCGGCCACGCCGCGGTGCTCGCGAACGTTGGAACGCTCGTTGCTCCCACGACGAGACAGCAGTATCTCAGCGGGACCGCAGTGACTCCGCACAATCTGTTCTCGCATATCGACCAGGAGACGCTCTGGCAGAACTCCGCCCAGGATGTCACTGGAAGCACGGGATGGGGCGGTCGCATCGCGGACCTGCTTCAGGGCGGCAACTCCCCGGCGCAGTATCCCGTGGTCACCTCCGTGACCGGGTCGCACATCTTCTGCAACGGCTACAACACCTCCTATGCTTCTGTCATCCCCGGCAACACCGGCAGCGTGTTGTGCACCGAAAAGTCCGGCTGCGATACGCGGCTTCAGGCAGCTCAGGACCTGCTGACCTTCAACAGCGGTCTGACGCTGGTGCAGGCGGATGACACGCTGACGCAGAATGCGTACAGCTACTCCAAGGTGCTGCAGGACGCAGTCTCCTCAGCGCAACCCATCTCCACCGTATTCCCGACAGGCCCCGTGACCTCCCTCGCCGCTCAGCTCCAGCAGATCGCCCAGATCATCCAGGTGCGTTCGGCTTTGGGAACGGGCCGGCAGATCTTCTTCGCGACCCAAACCGGATACGATCTTCACGCCGACCAGGTCTCGCTGCACCCAAGCCTGCTGCAGGACATGAACGCCGCCATCAGCGCGTTCTATCAGGCAACTGTGGAACTCGGCGTCAGCCAGCAGGTGACGACCTTCACCACCTCGGACTTCGGTCGCGCGTTGCAGCCGAACTCTGCTACCGGCAGCGATCATGCCTGGGGCGGTCACCACATCATCGTTGGCGGAGCAGTCAAGGGCGGCAAGCTCTACGGGACCTATCCCACGCTTGCTCTCGGTGGTCCGGACGACGCTGGAGTCAACGGCCGCTGGATTCCAACCACGTCGGTTGCCCAATATGCGGCGACTCTCGCCAGCTGGTTCGGTGTCGCTGATGCAAACCTCAACAGCGTGCTTCCCACGCTCCCGAACTTTGAAACCCGGAATCTCGGGTTCATCTAG